One genomic window of Verrucomicrobiales bacterium includes the following:
- a CDS encoding methylmalonyl-CoA mutase family protein yields the protein MSKHPAQTQWEDQVLRKVLQRSPETRPEFHTQSGLPSERLALPNHLDDAYLQQLGFPGQYPFTRGVQPTMYRGRLWTMRQYAGFSTAEESNRRYRYLLEQGTTGLSVAFDLPTQIGYDSDQPMSCGEVGKVGVAIDSLADMETLFAGIPLDKVSTSMTINATAPVLLALYVIVAEKQGVAPHLLTGTLQNDVLKEYVSRGTHIFPPRASLRLTTDIIAWSRANLPQFNPISISGYHIREAGANAIQEVAFTLANGIAYVDAAIQSGLKVDAFASRLAFFFNVSSDFLEEIAKFRAARRLWARIMKERFQAQDPASQMLRFHAQTSGHSLAAQQIDNNVVRVALQALAAVLGGTQSLHTNARDEALALPSEQAARLALRTQQIIALESGVTQTVDPLAGSYFIEKLTDSLELEASSLIQRIDQMGGMVSAIESGFVQRQIEDSAYQFQQQVERKERIIVGVNRFQEPETDSPETLRLEAAVEESQKRRLADVRQKRDANRVNSACAQLEQAARGTDNIMPPLLEAMRAYATLGEVCGVLRRVFGEYR from the coding sequence ATGAGTAAGCACCCTGCACAGACGCAATGGGAGGATCAGGTGTTGCGCAAGGTTCTCCAGCGTTCGCCCGAAACCCGGCCGGAGTTCCACACTCAGTCCGGGCTCCCGTCGGAACGGCTCGCTCTGCCGAACCACCTGGACGACGCCTATCTCCAGCAGCTCGGATTTCCCGGGCAGTATCCTTTCACCCGCGGCGTGCAGCCCACCATGTATCGCGGCCGGTTGTGGACCATGCGCCAGTATGCCGGATTCTCGACGGCGGAGGAGTCCAACCGACGCTATCGCTACCTCCTGGAGCAGGGCACCACCGGGCTGTCGGTGGCGTTCGATCTACCCACCCAGATTGGCTACGACTCCGACCAGCCCATGAGCTGTGGCGAGGTTGGGAAGGTGGGTGTGGCCATCGATTCGTTGGCCGACATGGAAACCCTTTTCGCCGGCATCCCGCTCGACAAGGTCTCCACCTCGATGACCATTAACGCGACGGCGCCCGTGTTGCTGGCGCTGTATGTCATCGTGGCCGAGAAGCAGGGCGTCGCTCCGCATCTCTTGACGGGCACGTTGCAGAACGATGTGCTGAAGGAGTACGTCTCGCGGGGCACCCACATCTTTCCTCCGCGCGCCAGCCTGCGCCTCACCACCGACATCATCGCGTGGAGCCGGGCGAATCTCCCCCAGTTCAATCCGATCTCCATTTCGGGCTATCACATCCGCGAGGCGGGGGCGAACGCGATTCAAGAGGTGGCCTTCACCCTGGCCAACGGCATTGCGTATGTGGATGCCGCGATCCAGTCGGGGCTGAAGGTCGATGCCTTCGCGTCGCGGCTGGCGTTCTTTTTCAACGTGTCCTCCGACTTCCTGGAGGAAATCGCCAAGTTTCGAGCCGCGCGACGCCTGTGGGCCCGCATCATGAAGGAGCGCTTCCAGGCCCAGGATCCGGCCAGCCAGATGCTGCGGTTTCACGCCCAGACTTCCGGACACTCCCTGGCGGCGCAGCAGATCGACAACAACGTGGTGCGGGTCGCACTGCAGGCGCTCGCTGCCGTCCTGGGCGGGACTCAGTCGCTCCACACCAATGCGCGCGACGAGGCTCTGGCCTTGCCTTCCGAGCAGGCCGCGCGGCTGGCGCTGAGAACCCAGCAGATCATCGCCTTAGAGTCAGGCGTGACCCAGACCGTCGATCCGCTCGCCGGGTCCTACTTCATCGAGAAGCTGACCGACTCGCTGGAGCTGGAGGCCAGCAGCCTGATTCAGCGAATTGACCAGATGGGCGGCATGGTGAGCGCGATCGAGTCGGGTTTCGTCCAGCGCCAGATCGAGGACTCGGCCTACCAGTTCCAGCAACAGGTCGAGCGGAAGGAGCGGATTATCGTTGGGGTCAACCGTTTCCAGGAGCCGGAGACCGACTCGCCTGAGACCTTGCGCCTCGAGGCTGCCGTGGAGGAATCGCAAAAGCGCCGCCTGGCGGACGTTCGGCAGAAGCGTGACGCCAATCGGGTGAACTCAGCCTGTGCTCAGCTGGAGCAGGCCGCCCGCGGGACGGACAATATTATGCCCCCTCTGCTCGAGGCCATGCGGGCTTACGCTACCTTGGGAGAGGTCTGCGGCGTTCTGCGCCGGGTGTTTGGAGAATATCGATAA
- the mce gene encoding methylmalonyl-CoA epimerase — translation MLTQIDHLGIAVKSLSEAIPFYESTLGLRCEGQEEVPSQKVKVAFFLVGNVRLELLEPTASDSPIAKFLETRGEGIHHIAFSTDNILAQLQQAASTGCRLINERPVEGAHEKQVAFLHPKSTHGMLVEFCAPAPKQGGGE, via the coding sequence ATGCTGACTCAAATAGACCATCTGGGAATCGCGGTGAAATCGTTGAGCGAGGCGATCCCTTTTTACGAGTCGACCCTGGGCCTGCGCTGTGAGGGTCAGGAGGAGGTGCCCTCCCAGAAAGTGAAGGTCGCCTTTTTCTTAGTCGGGAATGTCCGCCTCGAACTGCTGGAACCCACGGCGTCGGATAGTCCCATCGCCAAGTTTCTGGAGACCCGCGGGGAGGGTATCCACCACATCGCGTTTTCGACCGATAATATTTTAGCGCAGCTTCAACAAGCCGCTTCGACGGGCTGTCGGCTCATCAACGAGCGGCCGGTGGAAGGGGCGCACGAGAAGCAGGTGGCCTTTCTTCACCCCAAGTCCACCCACGGGATGCTGGTTGAGTTTTGTGCGCCCGCGCCGAAGCAGGGGGGTGGGGAATGA